In the genome of Helicovermis profundi, the window ATTTTCTACTTTACCTTTCTTTTCATTTAAAAGTTTACTTATAAATTCAGGAGCATTCATTGGGATTCTTTTTAACCTTATACCATATTTTTCTTTTAATCCTTTAGCAATATAATTATCCATATATTTATTTATATTTTCATTGCCACCCCACATAAATATACTAACTTCTTTATTTTTCCCATTTTCTTCTACTTGTTTAAATGAATCAAAATTATCAGTATTTTTATTTTCAACTTTTTCTTTTGAGCAAGCAGAGATTGAAAGTACTATAGTTATTAAAAGTAAAATTACAATCAAATTATTTTTTTTCATTTTTTCCCATCTCCTTTTTTCTTTTTTAGAATTAGCACAACAATAAAGACTAGAAAAATAGTTATTGTAATTACACTAAAATAATTGCTATACTTCAGCAGTGAATTTCCTAAAAATGTATATAATAGAGTACCTGGAATCATTCCTATAAAAACAATTTTTTAATAAGATTTTTTTGCCATGATTTAAAGGAATTTCTAACTTTAATTAAAGAAGCACTTGCAAATATTTCAGCTTCTGTAGGATATGAAAAAATCATATTTAAAAATACAGAAGTTTTCAATTTTTTCTTAATCGCTAAAGTAACTATAGGTATCATTTCACCAGCTTTTTCTCCAACTAATGAGGCACCAATAATTCTAGCTTTATCATCTAATATTATTTTTAAAAACCCATCAATATCATTTTCAGCTTTCGCTCTATCATTTTCTTTTAGATCAATAATCAAAGACTCTTTAAATAATCCAAGCGATTTTGCCCACGGCTCAGTATAGCCAACGTGTGTAACTTCTGGTTTTGTGTAAGTAGTCCAAGGTACAACAGAATAATTAACTTTTGTACCTAATCTAAATATAATATTTCTAATAACGACTCCCGCTTGGTAGGATGCCATATGGGTAAACTGATAAGGACCAGTTATATCGCCTGCAGCATATATATTTTTAACACTTGTTTGTAATTTTAAATTAGTTATTACGCTTCCTCTTTTGTCCAGTTTTACTCCAATTTTTTCAAGATTCATGCCTTTTGAAACAGGAGCTCTTCCAAGGGAAACTAAAATATTGTCACCGATAATTTCATTTTTAATTCCATCTTTTTCAATTACAACAACCACTGATTTATCCGCTTTTTTAACTTCAAGAATTCCAAAGCCAAGAAGTAAATCTACACCATCATTTTTTAGAACCTTTTCCATTATAGGTGCAACTTCAGGATCATCTTTCCTAAAGAGCCTTTCATTTCTATCAATAATAGTAACTTTCGATCCTAGATGTCTAAATCCTTGACCAAGTTCTAATCCAATAGGTCCGCCGCCAAGTACTATTAAATGTTTTGGTAAAATTTTTAAATCAAATATATTTCTATTAGTTAAAAAATCAACTTCACTTAGTCCCTTTATATTTGGAACAACAGCTTCTGATCCTGTAGCAATAACAATATTTTTCGCTGTTAGTACCTTACCATTAACTTCAATTGAATTTTTATCAACAAATACACCATTTCCAAAAAATACATCTACGCCAAGTTTTTCATATCTCTCTTTTGAATCATGAGGTTCAATTGACTTTATAACAGATTTAACTCTGTTCATTATTTTTTCTAAGTCAATCTCTTTAAATGTGCTATCTATTCCAAAGGTACTTGAAGAAGATATATCTTTAGCTAAATGAGCTGATTTAAGAAATGTTTTACTAGGAACGCATCCTGCATTTAAACAGTCTCCTCCCATTTTTTCGTTTTCTATAAGTGCAATCTTAGCACCAAGACCTGCACCTGCTGAGGCAACAACTAGACCTGCACTTCCAGCGCCTAGAACAATTATATTATAGTCAAATTTCATATGTCCTCCTCTTATTGTTCAACGTATAAATTTATACTTTGTTTGAATTTTTTACAATAAAATAAAACCTCATAATACCGGTAAATAAAATTAATAAATTAAAAACATTAAGAACATAAAAAATATAATTTGAAAATATAATCATTAAAGTAAAAACTATAAACGTTTCAGTTCTTTCAGCAAGTCCTGAGTCATAATGCATACTTTTTTCACCCTCATTTTGAAACAGTGCACCCGCTACCATAAATGTTGAAAAATTAAATATTACGAGTATAAGGAATAAAATATAAGAAATATAATGATTAGGAAACCTAATTGCAAATCCAAGAATCACAGCTGCTTCTACCATTCTATCCATGATTAGATCCATATATGCACCTAGTTTTGAAGATGTATTTGTGATTCTAGCAAGACTTCCGTCAATTGCGTCAAGTAAGCCAGAAACCCAAAGTAAAGCAACTGATAACATCCTTTGATCAAAATAAATTGCAATCCCAACTGAAACACCTGTAATAAATGCCAAAATAGTTATTTTATTTGCACTAATTTTAAGTCTTATAAATACTTTAGCAATAGTATTAAAAAAAGGCTGAAAATATTTTCTTGCTTTAGTATCTAACATTTTTCCTCCCTAAAAACTATATAATAAGTATATTATACCATTTTAGATCTGCATTAATCATATTATTAACTAAAATTTATATCGAATACAAGTTTACAACAATTATAATTAGTGATAAATAAAAAAATAGAACTAATATATTACTATTAGTTCTATCAATATTATTTCAAAATTTAAACAATTTTTTCGTCCAAATTAATAATATCCTTTACTACCTCTGACGCTATAATTAATCCTGCAACTGAAGGAACAAAAGAAACGCTTCCTGGAATACTTCTTCTGTTTTCACACGTTCTGTCCTTATTTGTACATATACAGTTGTTTTTACAATCACCATCTGTCACAAAAGTTTCTCTTGGTTTTTCTTTAGAATATACAACTTTTAATTTCCTAATTCTTCTCTTTTTTAATTCTCTTCTCATAACCCTAGCCAGTGGACACATACTAGTTTTATGAATATCTGCGACTTCAATCATTGTTGGATTTATTTTATTGCCCATTCCCATACTTGATATAATTGGTATATTTTTTTTATAGCATACTTCAATTAAATTTAGTTTTGATGTAACCATATCAATTGCATCAACTACATAATCGCAGTCATCTCCTATAATTTTTTCTGATGACTCTTCCTTGTACAAAATAGGAAAAATTTCGACTGTAGCTCTCGGATTAATATCTAATATTCTTTCTTTCATTACTTCTACCTTTAATTTACCAACCGTTTTTCTCGTTGCATGTATTTGTCTATTAATATTGGTAAGACAAATATCATCATCATCACAAAGTATAAAATTGCCAACTCCCATCCTTGCTAAACCTTCAGCTACGTAAGAACCAACTCCACCGATGCCTATTATAGCAATTTTAACTTTTTTAAGTTTATCTAAAGCTTCTGTTCCTATTACCATTTCTGTTCTTGAAAATGCATGTAACATCATAACACTCCTATATTTATATACTTTTTACTAACCTTAAGAAACATGTTCAAACTGCGAATTATATAGAGTTGCATAAAATCCATTTCTACTAAGAAGTTCACTATGATTTCCTTGCTCAACAATGTCACCATTATTCATAACAAGAATCAAATCAGCATCTCTAATAGTCGAAAGTCTATGTGCAATAATAAAACTTGTTTTACCATGCATAAGTCTATCCATAGAGGCTTGTATTTGAACCTCTGTTCTAGTATCTACTGAACTAGTCGCTTCGTCAAGTATTAATATATTAGGATTATTAAGCATAACTCTAGCAATAGTAATAAGCTGTTTTTGCCCCTGAGATATATTATTTGTATCTTCATTTAAGATCATATTATAACCATCCGGAAGCATATTAACAAAAGTATCAACATGTGATTTTTTAGCAGCTTCAATCACTTCTTCGTCGCTTGCATCAAGTCTTCCATAGCGTATATTTTCCATAATGCTTGTATTATAAAGCCATGTATCTTGAAGCACCATTCCAAGTTTAGTCCTAAGTTCTTTTCTACTCATATCTTTTACATTAACACCATCTATAAGTATACTACCAGAATTAACATCATAGTAACGCATAAGAAGTTTTACCATAGTTGTTTTACCTGCCCCTGTTGGTCCTACTATAGCAATTTTTTCTCCTTCTTTTATATCAGCACTAAAATCATTAATAATTATTTTGTCTTCACTATATCCAAAATGGACATTTTTAAAACTTACTCTTCCTTTTGAAGTTTTTGATATTGAAGAAGCATTTTTATCATATTTTTCTTTTAAAGTACTTTGAGCATTTCCACTAACAAATTCCACCTTTTCTTTTTCTTCAAGAAATTCAAAAACTCTTTCAGAAGCTGCAACGGTTTGCTGAAGTACATTAGATATATTAGCAATCTGAGCCATTGGTTGAGTAAAGTTTCTTACATACTGAATAAATGCCTGTATATCACCAACTGAAATTCTTCCAATTGCGGCTAAAAAGCCTCCTAAAACTGCAACTGCAACATATCCAATATTGCCAATAATATTCATCATAGGCATCATTAAACTCGATAAAAATTGTGACTTCCATGCACTATCATATAATTCTTCGTTCATTGTATCAAATTTTACAAGTGATTTTTCTTCTCCATTATAAGCTTTAACAATTAAATGAGAACTATATATTTCTTCAATATGACCATTTATGTGGCCTAAATAATCCTGTTGTTTTTTAAATAATTTTTGACTTCTTTTAACTACTTGCATGACTAAAACCATTGATAATGGTAGAATTAAAAGAGCTACCAAAGTCATAAGAGGACTTATACTAAACATCATAATAAGCACACCAATAACCGTAGCAACTGAAGTAATTATTTGTGATAGACTTTGACTTAAAGTTCTACTAACCGTATCAACATCATTTGTAATTCTAGAAAGTACTTCACCATGATTTGTTCCATCAAAATACTTAAGCGGAATTCTATTTATTTTTTTAGATATATTCTGGCGCATATTGTAACTAACTTTCATCGAAACTCCTGCCATTATATATCTTTGAAAATAACTAAAAATTGTACTAAGTCCGTATAAACCTACTAATATCAAAGTGATTTTTTTAATATATACGAAGTCTATTGTATCTTTTGAACCACTTATCATCTTCATTACACCAGAAAATATTTTTGTTGTTATATTTCCAAGTAATTTAGGTCCAATTATGCTAAAAGCAGAACTAATAATTGCAAAAATAACTACAACAAATATTGAATATTTATATACACTTAAGTATTTAATTAATTTTTTCAGAGTACCTTTAAAATTTTTAGCTTTAGGACCCGTTGCCCTCATCATAGAGTGTCCTCTTCCCATTGGTCTTGCTTGTGGTCTTGAGTTATTTTTATTTCTATTTTCCATTATAACTCCTCCTTTGAAAGCTGAGAGTTTGCAATTTCTCTGTATGTTAAACATTCTTTCATTAATTCTATATGTCTTCCTTTTCCTACAATTTCGCCATCATCTAAAACTATTATTTGATCTGCATTTTTAATAGTCGATATTCTCTGGGCAATAATTAAAACGGTTTTATTTTCGACTATTTCTCTTAAATCACTTCGTAAAGAAGCATCAGTTTTATAATCAAGAGCAGAAAAACTATCATCAAAAATATAAATTTCAGCATCCTTTACAAGCGCCCTAGCAATTGAAAGTCTCTGTTTTTGTCCTCCTGAAATATTTTGAGCACCCTGAGAAATTTCCTTTTTAATGCCAAGTTCATCTTCACTAATAAAATCAGTAGCCTGTGCAATTCTAATTGAATTATTAATTAATTCTTCACTTGCATTATTATTTCCGTATATTAAATTTGACTTTACCGTTCCACTAAAAAGCATTGATTTTTGTGGAATGTATCCTATTAGTTCTCTTAAATCACTTTGACTTACTTCAGTAATTAATCTATCTTTAATAGTAATTTTACCTTTAGAAGTATCATAAAATCTTGTAATTAAGTTTACTAAAGTAGTTTTTCCTGATCCAGTAGATCCAATAATTGCTGTTGTTTCTCCTTTTTTCGCTATAAAACTAATATCCTTTAGCATATACTCTTTAGCTCCATCATATTTAAAATATACATTTTCAAATACAATATTCGCTCCATTAGTTTTAGGAAATTTTTTAGGATTTTCAGGATTTTTTATCGATACTTTAGTTTCTATAACTTCTGCAATTCTTGTAGCTGATACAGAAGCCCTTGGAACCATTATAAATAGCATTGATAGCATTAAAAACGCCATAATTATTTGCATTGCATACTGCATAAATGCTATCATATCTCCAACTTGCATAGCAGAATTAGCTATATTATGAGCTCCTACCCAAATAATAAGTACCATTGCTCCGTTCATAATAAACATCATTATAGGAAATAAAAGAGCCATTACCCTATTAACAAATAAATTTAAATTAGTTAATTCTCTATTAGTTTTATCAAATCTATCTTCTTCAAAATTTTGATTATTAAAAGCTCTAATAACCATCATTCCACTTAAATGTTCTCTTGTAATTAAATTTATTTTATCAAGCGTCTTTTGTATTTTTTTAAACCTTGGCATGACAATTGAAAAAGTAACTAAAATAAATCCAAGTAACACTATAACTGCAAGTGCAATAATCCATGACATAGACGTACTTTTATTTAAAGCTTTTATTACCCCGCCAATTCCCATTAAAGGCGCATAAAACATCATCCTGATCATCATTACTAAAATGGTCTGAACTTGTGTAATATCATTTGTACTCCTTGTAATTAAAGAAGCAGTTGAAAATTTATCAAATTCATTATTTGTAAAACTTAGAATTTTAGAAAATAAATCTCTTCTTAGATTTTTAGCGACACCAGCAGCAACTTTTGAAGCAAAAAAACCAACTAAAATTGAAGAAAGTGCGCCAATTACCGTTATTAGAATCATAATGCTTCCTATTTTTAAAATATATGAAGTTTGAATCTTCTTAGTGTCAACTCCTAGGTAATCATAATATGATTTAATTGCCTTTAAATTCATTTGAGAAAATATATTTTCATCTATTTTATCCATTTGAGAAAATATATTTTTTGTAATTAATATTCTTTTATCATCTGGCATTTGCTTAAAAATATTAAAAATATCTGTTCCTTTTGGAAAAGTTATTTTTCCAAAAGAAATATTCTCTCCCGAATCTATTTTTTCTTTAATTCCAACAACCATATTAAATTTTTTCGAAATACTATTATAGAGTATTTGATCTTCACTTTCACTAATTTCTCCAATTATATATACATTGGTATTTTTACTTAGAATGCTATATTCACCAATATATTTTTCTACTAAATCTTTTTTACTTCCTATATATATATAATCTCTTAATATAATATCTTTCTCTTTTTCATTTGAAAATAATAAAACCTTATCCATATCTTCTTTTGCTAAAATTTTAGGAATATTTTCTTCTATTCCTCCGGACTGTATTCCACTATTTACTATATCTGATAAATAACCTGGAAGTGATAAATCCATTTGTGCCTGAATAAACACTAATCCTATAGTTATAAGTATCATTAAAATAAATGGTTTTAAATAACTTTTTAATTTAATCAATTTTATCCCCCACTTCATCATTTCTATTTAATATTTCTTCAAGTAAAGTTAATCCTTCTAAAACTTTTTCAAGTTCTTGATTCGAACTCTTATCCATTAATTTGTTAAGAAAATCATCCATGCTGTTAAATTTGTTTTTTGAATTCTCTTTAAAGTCTTTATTTAATGAAACGTTTACAACTCTTCTATCATTTTCACTTCTAACTCTTTTAACAATATTTTTTTTCTCCAATCTATCTACAATTCCAGAAACCGTAGCATTTGAAAGACCCATTTTTTTACTAAGTTCATTAAGTCTTAAAGAAGAGTGATTAAATAGTATTCCAATCATCATTCCCTGCGTTCCTGTAATATCAAGTTCTTTAAATTGTGATTTTGTGTTTTTATGCATAAATTTACGTAAGTTTTTTAACTTACTAAGTATTTCATATCCTAGCATTTCCATAAAACTCCCTCCAAAATAGTTAGCGTACAAATGTTTCGTACGCTAACTATTTTAACTTTTACTTTTTTTTATGTCAATAGATATTAAGCTATACTTTAAATTGTTTATATAATTAAATATTATAATTATTTGACCTTAATCTAAGTGTACTTTTCTAAAATAAGGGTATAATAAAAGTAAGTATTGCAATTCTGATAGTTGAGGTGATTATTTTGGATGATTCTATAAAAAAGTTAATTGAAGTAAGAAAATTATTAGATATTAATAGTCTTTTCAATGCCCAAAAAATTAATAGTGAAATTTTTAATAAAGCTATTAATGAAGGCAATAATAAAATTATAGTTAAAACATTGTATAATTTTGGAATTATTTTCGAAAGAAAAGGAGATTATAAAACTTCTTTTGATTATTACGAAAAAGCCTCAAAAAATGCTCTGATGTATGATTTTTTTGATGATTTTATCGATATTCAAAATAGCATTGCTTATTTAATTTCTCAAAGTGGTAAGTACAAACTATCACTAGCTAAATATAAAGAATTGCTTGAATTAATTGATAAAGACCAAAAGTTAATTAGCAAAAAAGCACTATTACTAAATAATAGCGCAATTATCTATAAAGAACTTGGAAAACTCGATCTTGCTTTAGATTTTTATATGAAGTGCATAGAACTCAAATCAAAACACGACGACAGATTACTTGATGCAATCGTATATTACAATATTGCAGAAATATTTTGTGAAAAAAAAGAATTTGAAAAAGCAAAAACATATTTAATAAAAAGCTACAAAGTATCAGAAAGTATTAATGATTATCTAGGTATTCATATGTGTAAAACTATTGATGCAATTATTAGTATACCAAAAGACCTCAACAAATCATTATCGCTATTTAAAGACTCTAAGAAAAATGTTGAAAAATTCGGTTCAAAATATAATGTTTTAGATATAGTTTATGATTATTCAATTTCACTGTATGAACTTGGCTATAAAGAACAAGCAATTAAATATTTAGAAAAACTTGAAAAAGAAGAAATTATTCAAAGTTATTATCTAAAAGCGAGAAAAATTTTGTCTTACTTAGAAAACTATTATGCTGATAATGATAATATAAAAAAAGCTTATTTTTACTCAAAAAAACGTGTACTTCTTAAGAAAAATTTAATTGATAATTGGGATGAAATAGAAGTAAATTATTTAAAAAATAGCTTTATAAACACTTATAATGAATCTCAAATGAAAGAACTTAAAGGCACAATAAAGATAATGGAAACTTTATCAAAAATAGGTGAATCAATTACAAAAGGCGAAAATTTCGATGATATTTTTCAAAGTTTAAGTAGAAATTTAAATATTTTATTTAAAATAGATTTATTCGGTGTTGGGGTAATAAAAAAAGATAAACTTCTTTATAGATATACTGATAATGAAAAAAATATTACAAGCACATTCGAATTAGATGATTACACTAAATTAATGAACATTTCAATTAGAGATGGTAAAGAAATTCTTATTTTAGATACAGAAAAAATACATGAATATGAAAATAAATTTGATAAAAAAGTCACAAAAAGAATATTTAATTCCAATGCTCGTTCAATTATATTTTGCCCTGTTTACTATGAATATAAAATAATCGGATCTGTTACAGTACAAAGTAGAGAAAATTATACATTTAATTATCTTGATTTGGAGAAAATTAGATTTTTATCATCCTATATTGGAATTGCAATTGTGACAAGTCAAAAAAGCGAAAAACTAATCGAAGTCAATAAACAACTAGATATACTCTCAAAATCTGATGCACTAACAAAATTATTTAATAGGCATGCTCTAACAGAATACATTGAAAATAATATGAACTACTTTACAAAAAAGAATATGCCACTTGGTATATGTATGTTAGATATTGATTATTTTAAAGAATATAACGATAATTATGGTCATGTTGCTGGAGATTCTGCTTTAAAAAAAATAGCGGACTTAACAAAATTAGTTTTTGATTCTTCAAATATCCATATATTTAGATATGGTGGTGATGAGTTTTTAATTATAACAGAAAATATTACTTTAACTA includes:
- a CDS encoding dihydrolipoyl dehydrogenase family protein; its protein translation is MKFDYNIIVLGAGSAGLVVASAGAGLGAKIALIENEKMGGDCLNAGCVPSKTFLKSAHLAKDISSSSTFGIDSTFKEIDLEKIMNRVKSVIKSIEPHDSKERYEKLGVDVFFGNGVFVDKNSIEVNGKVLTAKNIVIATGSEAVVPNIKGLSEVDFLTNRNIFDLKILPKHLIVLGGGPIGLELGQGFRHLGSKVTIIDRNERLFRKDDPEVAPIMEKVLKNDGVDLLLGFGILEVKKADKSVVVVIEKDGIKNEIIGDNILVSLGRAPVSKGMNLEKIGVKLDKRGSVITNLKLQTSVKNIYAAGDITGPYQFTHMASYQAGVVIRNIIFRLGTKVNYSVVPWTTYTKPEVTHVGYTEPWAKSLGLFKESLIIDLKENDRAKAENDIDGFLKIILDDKARIIGASLVGEKAGEMIPIVTLAIKKKLKTSVFLNMIFSYPTEAEIFASASLIKVRNSFKSWQKNLIKKLFL
- a CDS encoding CDP-alcohol phosphatidyltransferase family protein, whose amino-acid sequence is MLDTKARKYFQPFFNTIAKVFIRLKISANKITILAFITGVSVGIAIYFDQRMLSVALLWVSGLLDAIDGSLARITNTSSKLGAYMDLIMDRMVEAAVILGFAIRFPNHYISYILFLILVIFNFSTFMVAGALFQNEGEKSMHYDSGLAERTETFIVFTLMIIFSNYIFYVLNVFNLLILFTGIMRFYFIVKNSNKV
- a CDS encoding ABC transporter ATP-binding protein, with amino-acid sequence MENRNKNNSRPQARPMGRGHSMMRATGPKAKNFKGTLKKLIKYLSVYKYSIFVVVIFAIISSAFSIIGPKLLGNITTKIFSGVMKMISGSKDTIDFVYIKKITLILVGLYGLSTIFSYFQRYIMAGVSMKVSYNMRQNISKKINRIPLKYFDGTNHGEVLSRITNDVDTVSRTLSQSLSQIITSVATVIGVLIMMFSISPLMTLVALLILPLSMVLVMQVVKRSQKLFKKQQDYLGHINGHIEEIYSSHLIVKAYNGEEKSLVKFDTMNEELYDSAWKSQFLSSLMMPMMNIIGNIGYVAVAVLGGFLAAIGRISVGDIQAFIQYVRNFTQPMAQIANISNVLQQTVAASERVFEFLEEKEKVEFVSGNAQSTLKEKYDKNASSISKTSKGRVSFKNVHFGYSEDKIIINDFSADIKEGEKIAIVGPTGAGKTTMVKLLMRYYDVNSGSILIDGVNVKDMSRKELRTKLGMVLQDTWLYNTSIMENIRYGRLDASDEEVIEAAKKSHVDTFVNMLPDGYNMILNEDTNNISQGQKQLITIARVMLNNPNILILDEATSSVDTRTEVQIQASMDRLMHGKTSFIIAHRLSTIRDADLILVMNNGDIVEQGNHSELLSRNGFYATLYNSQFEHVS
- a CDS encoding ABC transporter ATP-binding protein, whose product is MIKLKSYLKPFILMILITIGLVFIQAQMDLSLPGYLSDIVNSGIQSGGIEENIPKILAKEDMDKVLLFSNEKEKDIILRDYIYIGSKKDLVEKYIGEYSILSKNTNVYIIGEISESEDQILYNSISKKFNMVVGIKEKIDSGENISFGKITFPKGTDIFNIFKQMPDDKRILITKNIFSQMDKIDENIFSQMNLKAIKSYYDYLGVDTKKIQTSYILKIGSIMILITVIGALSSILVGFFASKVAAGVAKNLRRDLFSKILSFTNNEFDKFSTASLITRSTNDITQVQTILVMMIRMMFYAPLMGIGGVIKALNKSTSMSWIIALAVIVLLGFILVTFSIVMPRFKKIQKTLDKINLITREHLSGMMVIRAFNNQNFEEDRFDKTNRELTNLNLFVNRVMALLFPIMMFIMNGAMVLIIWVGAHNIANSAMQVGDMIAFMQYAMQIIMAFLMLSMLFIMVPRASVSATRIAEVIETKVSIKNPENPKKFPKTNGANIVFENVYFKYDGAKEYMLKDISFIAKKGETTAIIGSTGSGKTTLVNLITRFYDTSKGKITIKDRLITEVSQSDLRELIGYIPQKSMLFSGTVKSNLIYGNNNASEELINNSIRIAQATDFISEDELGIKKEISQGAQNISGGQKQRLSIARALVKDAEIYIFDDSFSALDYKTDASLRSDLREIVENKTVLIIAQRISTIKNADQIIVLDDGEIVGKGRHIELMKECLTYREIANSQLSKEEL
- a CDS encoding MarR family winged helix-turn-helix transcriptional regulator, with amino-acid sequence MEMLGYEILSKLKNLRKFMHKNTKSQFKELDITGTQGMMIGILFNHSSLRLNELSKKMGLSNATVSGIVDRLEKKNIVKRVRSENDRRVVNVSLNKDFKENSKNKFNSMDDFLNKLMDKSSNQELEKVLEGLTLLEEILNRNDEVGDKID
- a CDS encoding GGDEF domain-containing protein; this translates as MDDSIKKLIEVRKLLDINSLFNAQKINSEIFNKAINEGNNKIIVKTLYNFGIIFERKGDYKTSFDYYEKASKNALMYDFFDDFIDIQNSIAYLISQSGKYKLSLAKYKELLELIDKDQKLISKKALLLNNSAIIYKELGKLDLALDFYMKCIELKSKHDDRLLDAIVYYNIAEIFCEKKEFEKAKTYLIKSYKVSESINDYLGIHMCKTIDAIISIPKDLNKSLSLFKDSKKNVEKFGSKYNVLDIVYDYSISLYELGYKEQAIKYLEKLEKEEIIQSYYLKARKILSYLENYYADNDNIKKAYFYSKKRVLLKKNLIDNWDEIEVNYLKNSFINTYNESQMKELKGTIKIMETLSKIGESITKGENFDDIFQSLSRNLNILFKIDLFGVGVIKKDKLLYRYTDNEKNITSTFELDDYTKLMNISIRDGKEILILDTEKIHEYENKFDKKVTKRIFNSNARSIIFCPVYYEYKIIGSVTVQSRENYTFNYLDLEKIRFLSSYIGIAIVTSQKSEKLIEVNKQLDILSKSDALTKLFNRHALTEYIENNMNYFTKKNMPLGICMLDIDYFKEYNDNYGHVAGDSALKKIADLTKLVFDSSNIHIFRYGGDEFLIITENITLTNLKKMLDELLKKVKHVNIKHEFSKAENILTVTLGGIVTSNLSLSQMKLFNMADEVLYEAKNMKRNSYIIKNI